The Panicum virgatum strain AP13 chromosome 5K, P.virgatum_v5, whole genome shotgun sequence genome has a window encoding:
- the LOC120710711 gene encoding B3 domain-containing protein LFL1-like, which translates to MAGISKRRTSPASTSSSSGDGMPRRITRKPRSARRGARGAARRPPATRPVNALDLNTVALDPDHYATGLRVLLQKELRNSDVNQLGRIVLPKKEAESYLPILLSKDGKSLCMYDLLNAQLWTFKYRYWPNNRSRMYVLENTGDYIKAHELQQGDFIVIYKDDENDRFVIGAKKAGYELTATVPQIHEHMHISAATLPAPQVFHDYAAPVAPEADMLALVPQADEIFDGILNSLPEIPVANVRYSDFFDPFGDSMDMANPLGSNHSVNLTTHFHDEKAGSSSFPYPKSGPLM; encoded by the exons ATGGCCGGCATCAGCAAGCGCCGCACCTCCccggcctccacctcctcctcctccggcgacggCATGCCGCGGAGGATCACCCGGAAGCCGAGGTCCGCCCGCCGCGGggcccgcggcgccgcccggaGGCCACCGGCGACTCGACCT GTAAATGCTCTGGACTTGAATACGGTTGCTCTGGATCCAGAT CATTATGCTACTGGATTGAGAGTTCTTCTGCAGAAGGAGCTCCGAAATAGCGATGTAAACCAACTTGGAAGAATTGTTCTCCCAAAG AAGGAGGCAGAGTCTTACCTCCCCATTCTGTTATCAAAGGATGGAAAAAGTTTATGTATGTATGATTTGCTAAATGCACAACTGTGGACCTTCAAGTACAG ATATTGGCCCAACAATAGAAGCAGGATGTATGTACTTGAAAATACTG GAGACTATATAAAAGCTCATGAGCTTCAGCAAGGAGACTTCATTGTGATATACAAAGACGACGAGAACGACCGCTTT GTTATAGGAGCAAAGAAGGCGGGATATGAACTGACTGCCACTGTGCCACAAATCCATGAGCACATGCACATCTCTGCCGCCACATTGCCAGCTCCACAAGTGTTCCATGACTATGCAGCCCCCGTTGCACCAGAAGCTGACATGCTTGCACTTGTGCCACAAGCCGATGAGATATTCGACGGGATACTCAACTCCCTGCCAGAGATACCAGTAGCCAACGTGAGGTACTCCGACTTCTTCGACCCGTTTGGTGACTCCATGGACATGGCAAATCCCCTCGGCTCCAACCACTCCGTCAACCTGACTACGCATTTCCACGACGAGAAGGCTGGGAGCTCTTCGTTTCCCTACCCAAAGTCTGGGCCTCTGATGTGA
- the LOC120707822 gene encoding KRR1 small subunit processome component-like translates to MTSEDEANAAAVAAEEGAEATEGKNWRRKGKHDKPKPWDEDPNIDHWKIEKFDPSWNEGGMLEVNSFSTLFPQYREKYLQESWPIVKGALKEHGISCELNLVEGSMTVSTTRKTRDPYIIVKARELIKLLSRSVPALQAIKILDDEMNCDIIKIGGLVRNKERFVKRRERLLGPNLSTLKAIEILTGCYILVQGNTVAAMGSYTGRGLKQVRRIVEDCMKNLKHPVYHIKELLIKRELAKNPALATENWDRFLPKFKKKNVKQKKPQTKEKKPYTPFPPPQQPSKIDAQLETGEYFMSEKKKSAKKWQEKLEKQSGKAEENKRKREAAFVPPKENTAGPSESVKTANDNSEIADIAKSLKEKAKEFRKNKAQENVRAESYLASNEEPCPKKKKSTKSK, encoded by the exons ATGACATCGGAGGACGAAGCTaacgccgcggcggtggcggcggaggagggtgcGGAGGCGACGGAGGGGAAAAACTGGCGGCGGAAGGGGAAGCACGACAAGCCCAAGCCGTGGGACGAGGACCCCAACATCGACCACTGGAAGATCGAGAAGTTCGACCCATCCTGGAACGAGGGCGGCATGCTCGAAGTCAACTCCTTCTCCACCCTCTTCCCCCAGTACCGAG AGAAGTACCTGCAGGAGTCGTGGCCGATCGTGAAGGGCGCATTGAAGGAGCACGGTATCTCGTGCGAGCTTAATTTG GTGGAGGGATCCATGACTGTTTCAACCACCAGGAAGACCAGGGATCCCTACATTATTGTTAAGGCCAGGGAACTGATAAAGCTATTGTCCAGGAGCGTCCCTGCACTTCAG GCGATCAAAATTCTCGATGATGAGATGAACTGTGATATTATAAAGATTGGTGGCCTTGTAAGAAATAAG GAACGATTTGTTAAAAGGAGAGAACGCCTTTTAGGCCCTAATTTATCTACACTTAAG GCCATTGAGATTTTGACTGGCTGCTACATCTTAGTGCAG GGAAACACAGTTGCAGCCATGGGTTCCTATACTGGAAGGGGACTGAAACAAGTTAGAAGGATTGTAGAGGATTGCATGAAGAATCTCAAGCATCCAGTGTACCACATCAAG GAACTCCTAATCAAACGCGAGCTAGCCAAAAATCCTGCTCTAGCCACTGAAAACTGGGATAGGTTTCTACCGAAGTTCAAGAA GAAGAATGTCAAACAGAAGAAGCCTCAAACTAAGGAGAAGAAACCATACACACCCTTTCCGCCACCTCAACAGCCTAGCAAG ATCGATGCTCAACTTGAAACTGGTGAGTATTTCATGAGTGAGAAAAAGAAATCAGCAAAGAAATGGCAAGAGAAGCTGGAGAAGCAATCAGGGAAAGctgaagaaaacaaaagaaagagagaggctGCATTTGTTCCCCCAAAG GAGAACACTGCAGGTCCATCTGAATCTGTCAAGACTGCCAATGACAATAGTGAGATAGCTGATATAGCCAAGTCATTAAAG GAAAAGGCAAAGGAATTCAGAAAGAACAAGGCCCAAGAGAATGTCAGAGCTGAATCGTATCTTGCAAGTAATGAAGAACCATGCCcaaaaaagaagaaatcaacCAAGTCCAAGTAA
- the LOC120710160 gene encoding protein phosphatase 2C 50-like, producing the protein RGPPRPAPGSRARGKRRSVYLAEYAPAWGSAATRGRRAAMEDASAAVPRFAEVPARMLAGARELDALHGVGSAAAAAAAPKLPLHLFAVYDGHGGSEVANYCGGRMHVVLKEALGRAATARAGLEESGERLDIAELWEKVFGGCFQRVDDEVLGQASRFCSGEARCKPVAAGDVGSTAAVAVVCSSHIIVANCGDSRVVLSRGKEPVALSDDHKPDREDERARIEAAGGRVIDWNGHRVSGGQSVPILLS; encoded by the exons CGgggcccgccccgccccgcccccgggAGCCGCGCCCGCGGCAAGCGGAGGAGCGTGTACCTCGCGGAGTACGCGCCGGCGTGGGGCTCCGCCGcgacgcgcggccgccgcgcggcgaTGGAGGAcgcgagcgccgccgtgcctcgCTTCGCCGAGGTGCCGGCGCGGATGCTCGCTGGCGCGCGGGAGCTGGACGCGCTACACGGGgtcggctccgccgccgccgctgccgccgccccgaaGCTGCCCTTGCACCTGTTCGCCGTGTACGACGGGCACGGCGGCTCCGAG GTGGCCAACTACTGCGGGGGCAGGATGCACGTCGTGTTGAAGGAGGCGCTGGGCCGAGCGGCGACCGCGAGGGCCGGGCTAGAGGAATCGGGGGAGCGGCTGGACATCGCGGAGCTCTGGGAGAAGGTTTTCGGCGGTTGCTTCCAGAGGGTAGACGACGAGGTGTTGGGGCAGGCCAGCAGGTTCTGCAGCGGCGAGGCCCGGTGCAAGCCTGttgccgccggcgacgtcgGCTCCACTGCCGCGGTGGCGGTCGTCTGCTCCTCCCATATCATCGTTGCCAACTGCGGAGACTCGCGAGTGGTGCTCAGCCGCGGGAAGGAGCCGGTGGCTCTGTCCGACGATCACAAA CCCGACAGGGAAGATGAGCGCGCAAGGATTGAGGCTGCAGGAGGGAGGGTCATCGACTGGAATGGTCATCGAGTCTCTGGTGGTCAATCG GTTCCCATCCTACTCTCCTAG